A section of the Sedimentisphaera cyanobacteriorum genome encodes:
- the purN gene encoding phosphoribosylglycinamide formyltransferase, whose amino-acid sequence MGITRIAILLSGSGRTMANISEQIEEGRLNAEIAAVVSSRTACKGNERAEKLGLTPEIIRPKDFADVEQFSGKIADLLNEKQIDLVVQAGWLCYWKIPERFENRVMNIHPALLPSFGGKGMWGHHVHEAVLKRGCKVSGCTVHFCSNEYDAGPIILQRTCPAFAEDTPESLAKRVFEQERIAYPEAIRLFCEDRLTVINGIVHIKAASQQND is encoded by the coding sequence ATGGGAATAACACGCATTGCTATACTTCTCAGCGGCTCGGGCAGAACAATGGCTAATATCTCCGAGCAGATCGAAGAAGGCAGGCTCAATGCCGAGATTGCAGCTGTTGTAAGCTCAAGAACCGCCTGCAAAGGCAATGAGCGGGCAGAAAAGCTCGGGCTTACCCCTGAGATAATCCGTCCGAAAGATTTTGCAGACGTGGAGCAATTCAGCGGAAAAATCGCAGACCTGCTGAACGAGAAGCAGATAGATTTAGTCGTTCAGGCCGGCTGGCTCTGCTACTGGAAAATTCCGGAAAGATTTGAGAATAGAGTAATGAATATACACCCCGCCCTTCTGCCCAGCTTTGGCGGCAAGGGGATGTGGGGGCATCACGTCCATGAGGCGGTGCTGAAGAGGGGCTGCAAGGTTTCAGGATGCACAGTACACTTCTGCAGCAATGAATACGACGCTGGCCCGATAATTCTCCAGCGAACCTGCCCGGCCTTCGCCGAAGACACGCCGGAAAGCCTCGCTAAGAGAGTTTTCGAACAGGAACGTATCGCCTACCCTGAGGCAATTAGGCTGTTTTGCGAAGATCGTCTAACCGTTATAAATGGAATTGTGCATATAAAAGCAGCCAGCCAGCAAAACGATTAA
- the folD gene encoding bifunctional methylenetetrahydrofolate dehydrogenase/methenyltetrahydrofolate cyclohydrolase FolD has translation MTAEIISGKQLASDIRGELKQEVESLKAKGITPGLAVILVGEDPASQSYVRAKEKACAEIGIYSDDNKLPSDISEEKLLSLIEEKNSDPSIHGILVQLPLPKHIDEAKVLLAVNPDKDVDGFHPVNVGKLVVGQKAFLPCTPHGIVQMIKRAGVKLEGANVVIVGRSNIVGKPLANILMQKSELGNATVTVCHTRTKDISKHTIEADIVVAATGLPNSVTADMVKDGAVVIDVGVNRVPDDTKKKGYRLIGDVDFDAVSRKASFITPVPGGVGPMTITMLLYNTVDSAKTANNIK, from the coding sequence ATGACAGCAGAAATAATCAGCGGCAAGCAGTTGGCATCGGACATACGCGGGGAACTGAAGCAGGAGGTTGAAAGCCTTAAGGCCAAAGGAATCACTCCCGGCCTCGCTGTGATACTCGTGGGGGAAGACCCTGCATCTCAGTCGTATGTTCGGGCTAAAGAGAAGGCCTGCGCAGAGATCGGGATATACTCAGACGACAACAAGCTCCCTTCTGATATATCAGAAGAAAAGCTTCTATCCCTGATAGAAGAAAAAAACAGCGATCCATCAATACATGGGATACTCGTTCAGCTTCCGCTCCCCAAACACATTGACGAGGCGAAGGTTCTGCTTGCGGTGAATCCGGATAAAGATGTGGACGGCTTCCATCCAGTGAACGTAGGCAAACTCGTAGTTGGGCAGAAGGCCTTTCTGCCTTGCACCCCGCATGGAATAGTTCAAATGATAAAACGTGCCGGCGTCAAGCTCGAAGGGGCAAACGTGGTTATTGTCGGCAGGAGCAACATTGTTGGAAAGCCGCTTGCAAATATACTTATGCAGAAAAGCGAGCTTGGCAATGCAACAGTAACGGTATGCCATACCAGAACCAAAGACATCTCAAAACATACCATCGAGGCAGATATCGTTGTTGCTGCTACAGGTCTGCCCAATTCGGTTACTGCTGATATGGTCAAGGACGGGGCGGTTGTGATTGATGTAGGTGTTAACCGCGTGCCCGATGATACAAAGAAGAAGGGATACAGGCTCATAGGCGATGTAGATTTTGATGCTGTAAGCAGGAAGGCCTCCTTTATTACACCTGTACCGGGCGGCGTTGGCCCTATGACGATTACGATGCTTCTGTACAATACTGTGGATTCTGCAAAGACAGCAAACAATATTAAATAA
- a CDS encoding IS5 family transposase has product MKAKNNKAGLLFQQPLKPLVNPDHSLVQLSEVVNWSRFEEKFGSLYSPDSGRPAKPIRLMVGLQYLKYTFNLSDEAIVAGWVENPYWQYFCGERYFQHEPPIDPTSMTKWRNKVKSDGLEELLEETIKAGLKLKVIKKNDFNKLVADTTVQQKNITYPTDAKLCHKLRIKLVDLAKASKLQLRQSYERVGKRAYVMQGRYRRAKQFKRAKKEVKKLRNYLRRITKEVERNIAGNEQLRIIFDTLLQAAKKLLAQTKKSKNKLYSIHEPHVCCIGKGKSHKKYEFGNKVGIVTTAKNNFIVGALGFEGNPYDGHTLRANLKQTMNLIGREKLGDVYVDGGYKKHGCEDIGNVEIVEKGWRKKKRSIKRWIKRRSSIEPTIGHLKEDNRLGRNFLKGVEGDKMNALGSAFGYNMRKLLEKFTFAYIFMLKIIEFYRNLAMKSKLKTRLA; this is encoded by the coding sequence ATGAAGGCAAAAAACAATAAAGCAGGCTTACTCTTTCAGCAGCCATTAAAACCTCTTGTAAATCCTGATCACTCTTTAGTCCAACTCTCAGAGGTTGTCAACTGGTCTCGCTTTGAAGAGAAGTTTGGCAGTTTATACAGTCCTGATTCAGGCAGGCCGGCCAAGCCGATTCGCCTGATGGTCGGCCTTCAGTATCTCAAGTACACTTTCAATCTCAGCGATGAAGCAATCGTTGCCGGCTGGGTTGAGAATCCTTACTGGCAGTATTTCTGCGGCGAAAGATACTTCCAGCACGAGCCTCCTATTGATCCAACCAGTATGACTAAGTGGCGTAATAAGGTAAAATCTGATGGTCTTGAAGAGCTGCTCGAAGAAACTATCAAAGCCGGCTTGAAGCTTAAGGTTATCAAAAAGAACGATTTCAACAAGCTCGTTGCAGATACAACCGTTCAGCAGAAGAACATCACTTATCCGACCGACGCAAAACTCTGCCACAAACTGCGCATTAAGCTTGTAGATCTTGCAAAAGCATCAAAACTCCAACTTCGCCAAAGCTACGAAAGGGTTGGGAAAAGGGCGTATGTAATGCAGGGCAGGTATCGACGTGCAAAACAGTTCAAAAGAGCTAAAAAAGAAGTGAAGAAATTAAGGAACTACCTGCGGCGAATTACGAAAGAGGTCGAGCGGAATATAGCAGGCAATGAGCAGTTAAGAATAATTTTTGATACATTGCTTCAAGCCGCTAAGAAGCTTTTAGCCCAGACAAAGAAAAGCAAAAATAAACTCTACAGTATTCACGAACCTCACGTCTGCTGCATTGGGAAAGGCAAAAGCCACAAGAAATATGAGTTTGGAAATAAGGTTGGAATTGTAACTACTGCCAAGAATAATTTTATCGTAGGAGCGTTGGGCTTTGAAGGAAACCCTTATGATGGCCATACTCTTCGGGCTAATCTGAAGCAGACAATGAATTTAATCGGGAGAGAAAAGCTTGGAGATGTTTATGTTGATGGAGGATACAAGAAACATGGCTGCGAAGATATTGGAAATGTTGAAATTGTAGAAAAGGGCTGGCGAAAAAAGAAACGAAGTATCAAGAGGTGGATTAAGAGAAGATCGAGCATAGAACCAACGATAGGCCACCTCAAAGAAGACAACAGGTTGGGAAGAAACTTCTTGAAAGGTGTAGAAGGGGACAAAATGAACGCCCTCGGCAGCGCTTTTGGGTACAATATGCGTAAACTTCTAGAGAAGTTTACTTTTGCCTATATTTTTATGCTTAAAATTATTGAATTTTACAGAAATTTGGCAATGAAAAGCAAATTAAAGACTCGATTAGCCTGA
- a CDS encoding 30S ribosomal protein S1 produces MVDFNIYKKLGITPESLEQELSSLFTEEHKELLNGVVEEKAEALTPGSIHTGKIVEQIGSDVIVELGLKSEGVVDSSEFDDPEEIVKDKQIDVYLEEVDAEDGVILLSKRKADRIRGWQEIVNTKGEGDIVTGKVTRRIKGGLLVDIGVPVFLPASQVDIRKPGDISRFIGNDIECKILKIDTENKNIVVSRRKIIEEERQASKEKLLQDIEIGQRRKGIVKNIADFGVFVDLGGLDGLLHISDLSWGRVSHPSEVVELDQEIECVVIGVDKENEKVSLGLKQKSESPWENAESRYPVGSKVKGTVVNIMNYGIFLRLEEGIEGLIHISEMSWTKRIVHPGDIFEIGQEVEAVVLEVNKEKQEISLSIKQLEVNPWTVAAHKYPPGTVVNAKVTSLMNYGAFATIEEGIDGLIHISDLSWTKKYNHPNEALEKGQDIQCVVLEVDEEKQRISLGVKQLTEDPWAKAIPDTYLPGQVVKGKVTKITNFGVFIELENELEGLLHVSELADHKVDKPQDVVSVGDEIEVKILRVDTEARKIGLSLRRVQWAAEDAEAEKGKDESSEQKSETQEQHTASPDSQEQDNPNLRGGLEGGDLMIDPSIFGKKKEE; encoded by the coding sequence ATGGTAGATTTTAATATTTATAAAAAGCTCGGAATCACCCCCGAGTCTCTCGAGCAGGAACTAAGCTCACTTTTCACCGAAGAACACAAGGAACTCTTAAACGGCGTTGTTGAAGAAAAAGCAGAAGCACTCACTCCAGGATCAATTCACACAGGCAAAATCGTAGAGCAGATCGGCAGCGATGTTATAGTGGAGCTCGGTCTTAAGAGCGAAGGGGTTGTGGATTCGAGCGAATTTGATGACCCTGAAGAGATCGTAAAAGATAAGCAGATAGATGTCTATCTGGAAGAAGTGGATGCTGAAGACGGCGTTATCCTTCTCAGCAAGCGCAAGGCTGACCGCATCAGGGGCTGGCAGGAAATTGTTAATACAAAGGGCGAAGGCGATATAGTTACCGGAAAGGTTACCCGCAGAATCAAAGGCGGACTGCTCGTGGATATCGGCGTGCCGGTATTCCTGCCTGCATCGCAGGTTGACATACGCAAGCCCGGGGATATCAGCAGGTTTATCGGGAATGATATAGAGTGTAAGATCCTCAAGATAGACACGGAAAACAAAAATATAGTAGTTTCCCGCAGGAAGATAATCGAAGAAGAACGTCAGGCGAGCAAAGAGAAGCTCCTTCAGGACATCGAAATTGGACAGCGCCGCAAGGGCATTGTTAAGAATATCGCAGATTTCGGCGTATTTGTTGACCTCGGCGGACTTGACGGACTCCTGCACATCTCTGATCTGAGCTGGGGGAGGGTTTCTCACCCATCTGAGGTTGTTGAACTGGATCAGGAAATTGAATGCGTTGTTATCGGCGTAGATAAAGAGAATGAAAAAGTATCTCTCGGCCTGAAACAGAAATCAGAAAGCCCTTGGGAGAATGCTGAAAGCCGCTACCCAGTCGGCAGCAAGGTTAAAGGCACTGTCGTAAACATTATGAACTACGGCATATTCCTCCGCCTTGAAGAAGGCATCGAAGGGCTTATCCATATCAGCGAGATGAGCTGGACAAAACGCATAGTTCATCCGGGCGATATCTTCGAAATTGGCCAAGAGGTAGAAGCTGTTGTTCTCGAAGTTAATAAAGAGAAACAGGAAATCAGCCTGAGCATCAAACAGCTCGAGGTGAATCCTTGGACTGTCGCAGCGCATAAGTACCCTCCGGGAACTGTAGTGAATGCGAAAGTTACCAGCCTAATGAACTACGGTGCATTTGCAACTATAGAAGAAGGCATAGACGGGCTCATTCACATCAGCGACCTGAGCTGGACAAAGAAATACAACCATCCGAACGAAGCCCTCGAAAAGGGGCAGGATATTCAGTGCGTTGTTCTTGAAGTGGATGAAGAGAAGCAGCGCATCAGCCTCGGCGTTAAGCAGCTTACCGAAGATCCTTGGGCAAAGGCAATCCCAGATACATATCTGCCCGGTCAGGTAGTTAAGGGCAAGGTAACCAAGATAACAAACTTCGGCGTTTTCATCGAGCTTGAAAACGAGCTTGAAGGCCTGCTTCACGTTTCAGAGCTTGCAGACCACAAGGTTGACAAGCCTCAGGACGTAGTGAGCGTGGGCGACGAGATTGAGGTTAAGATCCTCAGGGTGGATACAGAAGCCCGCAAGATCGGGCTGAGCCTAAGGCGTGTTCAGTGGGCTGCTGAAGACGCTGAAGCCGAGAAGGGCAAGGATGAATCTTCCGAACAGAAATCAGAAACCCAGGAACAGCATACTGCCTCGCCTGATTCGCAGGAACAGGATAATCCGAATCTGAGAGGCGGACTTGAAGGAGGCGATTTAATGATCGACCCTTCCATCTTCGGCAAGAAAAAAGAAGAATAA
- the trpS gene encoding tryptophan--tRNA ligase, which translates to MKILSGIQPSGRLHIGNYFGAMKQHLQLQDANDGFYFIAEYHALTSNPAPDTLRDYVFAVAADYLALGLNPEKTVFWRQTDVPEVVELMWLLSCVTPVGLMERCVSYKDKLSKGLSANHGLFTYPLLQAADILAFDSDLVPVGADQKQHIEVTCDIAQKFNHLYGETFKIPKEYIIDSVAVVPGIDGQKMSKSYDNTIEIFEPEKKMRKKVMKIKTDSAGVDEPKNPDTCSVFALLRLFASEEELKEWDKKYREGGMGYGDAKKRLAELMLEFFKPYREKREELDKDPAYIEKVLKDGAQKARAAASETLAKARHNIGIR; encoded by the coding sequence ATGAAAATACTCTCTGGAATTCAGCCCTCGGGAAGACTGCACATAGGAAATTATTTCGGCGCAATGAAACAGCATCTTCAGCTTCAGGACGCCAACGATGGATTTTATTTTATCGCCGAATACCATGCGCTCACAAGCAATCCTGCTCCGGATACGCTTAGAGATTATGTTTTCGCTGTGGCAGCGGATTATCTTGCCCTGGGGCTGAATCCCGAGAAAACAGTATTCTGGCGGCAGACAGATGTCCCCGAAGTGGTGGAGCTGATGTGGCTCTTATCCTGCGTTACCCCTGTAGGGCTGATGGAAAGGTGCGTGAGCTATAAAGACAAGCTCTCAAAAGGGCTTTCCGCCAATCACGGGCTTTTCACCTATCCCCTCCTTCAGGCGGCAGATATTCTCGCCTTCGACAGCGACCTTGTACCTGTGGGGGCGGACCAGAAGCAGCATATCGAGGTTACCTGCGATATTGCCCAGAAATTCAATCATCTCTACGGCGAAACCTTCAAGATACCTAAGGAATACATAATAGACTCTGTAGCGGTTGTTCCGGGGATCGACGGTCAGAAGATGAGCAAAAGCTACGACAATACTATTGAGATTTTCGAACCGGAAAAGAAGATGCGCAAGAAGGTTATGAAGATCAAAACAGATTCTGCCGGCGTGGATGAGCCGAAAAATCCAGATACGTGCAGCGTTTTTGCTCTGCTCAGGCTTTTCGCTTCAGAAGAGGAGCTCAAAGAATGGGACAAGAAATACCGTGAAGGCGGAATGGGGTATGGAGATGCTAAAAAACGCCTTGCGGAGCTTATGCTTGAGTTTTTCAAGCCGTACAGAGAGAAACGGGAAGAGCTCGATAAGGATCCGGCATACATTGAGAAGGTTTTAAAAGACGGCGCCCAGAAGGCCAGAGCAGCGGCCAGTGAAACGCTCGCAAAAGCAAGGCACAATATCGGCATAAGATAG
- the fusA gene encoding elongation factor G, translating to MSDLSKLRNIGIMAHIDAGKTTVTERVLFYTGRTYKIGETHDGTAVMDYMEDEQSRGITITSAATKCSWDNYDMNLIDTPGHVDFTAEVERALRVLDGAVAVFDASEGVQAQSETVWRQGQKYNVPCLCFINKMDKIGADFEMSIKSIKEKLDANPVTMQIPIGAENNFDGVIDLMEMKAYYYTPTKVGADVEVKDIPEHLKEAADQWRHNMVESIAECDEGLMEKYLMEEEISNDELKKVVRVETVNCRMHPVYFGSALKDKGVRKLLDGVIEYLPSPLETPAITGLNPKDEEETYRVECDPKKPLVALAFKITHDKHGDLYFVRVYQGTLKSGTRVMNSTRDKRENITRIFEMHADDRKIRDEVRAGDIFACVGLKETLTGDTLCDTNAPILLDTINFPEPVISMSIEPKNSSDRAKLGDALGSLRREDPTFQTKYDPETGQTIISGMGELHLDILKTRITRDMNVDVTVGQPKVAYKECITKNIQHQGKFVRQSGGRGQYGDVVITMEPILEEDGNVSNDITFESKIVGGAVPREFWNSVEKGCREALTSGILAGYPVVGVHIELIDGSFHSVDSSEMAFEQAGAMAVKEAMAKAGPKLLEPIMKLQVVVPDSAFGPVQSNLISKRGMVTDSRLSGQMRILDAKAPLSELFGYTSELRSATQGRGSFSMEPLNYEKVPDNIAQDILSD from the coding sequence ATGTCTGACTTAAGCAAACTTCGTAATATCGGCATAATGGCTCACATTGATGCCGGCAAAACGACCGTTACTGAACGAGTTCTGTTTTACACAGGACGCACCTACAAAATTGGTGAAACGCATGATGGCACTGCTGTTATGGACTACATGGAAGATGAGCAGTCCAGAGGTATTACCATTACCTCCGCTGCAACAAAATGCAGCTGGGACAATTATGATATGAACCTGATTGATACGCCTGGACACGTTGATTTCACGGCAGAGGTAGAGCGTGCGCTGCGTGTGCTTGATGGTGCTGTGGCGGTATTCGATGCCAGCGAGGGCGTACAGGCGCAGAGCGAAACTGTCTGGCGTCAGGGACAGAAATACAACGTTCCGTGCCTTTGCTTTATAAACAAGATGGACAAGATTGGTGCAGACTTCGAGATGAGCATCAAAAGCATCAAAGAAAAGCTTGATGCAAATCCTGTTACTATGCAAATTCCGATAGGAGCTGAGAACAATTTCGACGGCGTAATCGATCTTATGGAAATGAAGGCCTACTACTACACTCCCACAAAGGTTGGCGCAGATGTAGAGGTTAAGGATATCCCCGAACATCTCAAGGAAGCTGCAGACCAGTGGCGTCATAATATGGTTGAAAGCATCGCTGAATGCGATGAAGGGCTCATGGAGAAGTACCTCATGGAGGAAGAAATCTCCAACGATGAGCTCAAGAAGGTTGTCCGCGTAGAAACGGTAAACTGCCGGATGCATCCGGTTTATTTCGGCTCTGCACTCAAAGACAAGGGGGTAAGGAAGCTGCTTGACGGGGTAATTGAATACCTTCCTTCTCCGCTGGAAACACCTGCGATTACCGGGCTGAACCCTAAAGACGAAGAAGAAACTTACAGGGTAGAATGCGATCCCAAAAAACCGCTGGTTGCGCTTGCATTCAAGATTACTCACGATAAACACGGAGACCTTTACTTCGTGCGTGTTTATCAGGGCACGCTCAAGAGCGGCACAAGGGTTATGAACTCTACTAGGGACAAACGCGAAAACATCACCCGTATATTCGAGATGCACGCAGATGACAGAAAAATACGCGATGAAGTAAGAGCGGGCGATATATTTGCCTGCGTAGGGCTCAAAGAAACCCTCACTGGCGACACGCTCTGCGATACAAACGCACCTATCCTTCTGGATACGATTAACTTCCCAGAGCCTGTGATAAGTATGAGCATTGAGCCGAAAAATTCTTCAGACAGAGCCAAGCTCGGAGATGCCCTTGGTTCGCTTAGAAGAGAAGACCCTACCTTCCAGACTAAGTACGACCCGGAAACAGGCCAGACTATAATCAGCGGTATGGGCGAGCTGCATCTGGATATCCTAAAAACACGAATAACCCGTGATATGAACGTCGATGTAACGGTAGGCCAGCCAAAAGTTGCCTATAAAGAATGCATTACAAAGAATATTCAGCATCAGGGTAAATTTGTTCGTCAGTCCGGCGGCAGAGGTCAGTACGGTGATGTAGTAATCACGATGGAGCCGATTCTCGAGGAAGACGGAAACGTTAGCAACGATATAACATTTGAGAGCAAGATTGTAGGAGGCGCTGTCCCAAGGGAATTCTGGAACAGTGTCGAAAAAGGCTGCCGCGAGGCGCTTACCTCCGGAATACTTGCAGGATATCCTGTAGTCGGCGTGCACATTGAGCTTATTGACGGGTCGTTCCACTCAGTTGACTCTTCGGAGATGGCCTTTGAGCAGGCAGGTGCTATGGCAGTTAAAGAGGCTATGGCAAAGGCCGGGCCGAAACTGCTTGAACCGATTATGAAGCTTCAAGTGGTTGTTCCGGATTCTGCTTTCGGGCCGGTCCAGAGCAATCTTATAAGCAAGCGCGGAATGGTTACAGACTCACGCCTGAGCGGACAGATGAGAATCCTCGATGCCAAGGCCCCGCTTTCAGAGCTATTCGGCTATACAAGCGAGCTGAGAAGTGCTACTCAGGGACGCGGCTCTTTCAGCATGGAGCCGCTGAACTATGAGAAGGTTCCGGATAATATTGCACAGGATATTCTCTCAGACTAA
- a CDS encoding zinc ribbon domain-containing protein, translating into MGPLLEGLYKLQIEEDKLRGMNKRLERAQRAVVLQQNKLKELEDKHAGTQEEIKKLKSEADSLNLEIKSREATVEKYKTALNSARNNKEYAAILTELNTNKVDNSKLENKILEIYSVIEEKENECTKIEQQIEEQKKTIDEVKEKAADKINECQASLEETRKNWQKAASEVDKETLQVFKRLSETYDGDAVAFIEKADPKKNLFHCGGCFMALTNEVYNRLLSKDEIIRCPSCSRIIILNPEEEY; encoded by the coding sequence ATGGGACCTTTACTCGAGGGACTTTACAAGCTGCAAATTGAAGAAGACAAGCTTCGAGGAATGAATAAACGTCTTGAACGTGCTCAGCGGGCCGTAGTGCTTCAGCAGAACAAACTCAAAGAACTCGAAGATAAACACGCCGGCACTCAGGAGGAAATCAAAAAACTCAAAAGCGAAGCCGATTCGCTTAATCTCGAAATAAAAAGCAGGGAGGCGACTGTAGAGAAATATAAAACCGCACTGAACTCCGCTAGAAACAACAAAGAATATGCAGCAATCCTCACAGAGCTAAACACCAATAAAGTTGATAATTCTAAACTCGAAAACAAAATCCTTGAAATATATTCGGTTATCGAAGAGAAAGAAAATGAATGCACCAAAATAGAGCAGCAGATAGAAGAACAGAAAAAGACTATCGATGAGGTGAAGGAGAAAGCTGCCGATAAGATTAATGAATGCCAGGCCTCGCTGGAAGAAACACGTAAGAACTGGCAGAAAGCCGCTTCTGAGGTAGATAAGGAAACACTTCAAGTTTTCAAACGACTCTCCGAAACATACGACGGAGATGCAGTGGCATTTATAGAAAAGGCTGACCCGAAGAAAAATCTTTTCCACTGCGGCGGCTGTTTTATGGCGCTCACAAACGAAGTTTACAACAGGCTGCTGTCTAAGGATGAGATAATAAGATGTCCAAGCTGCAGCAGAATAATAATACTGAACCCCGAAGAAGAATATTAA
- a CDS encoding hemolysin family protein, translating into MILFITYLFLAIFVSFLCSLLEAALLSVPRSHVALMLERGSRAGRRLEKMKDDVDQPLAAILTLNTFAHTLGAAGVGTQAALIWGEGWVGMVSFMLTIVILVFSEIIPKTLGAVHAKELACFTVWTVQGLVLLLKPLVAVCNWISKLMGGKQAVPVISREEVSSLAWLAHFKGALEHKEAQVMRNIIALSSVTVKDVMTPRTVVTTLRGNQTVQEVTETEPPRFARIPVVGESLDDVKGLLHRRDLFKARSEGRGQAAVSELARPIHAVPELASLQAVLDEFLKRSEHLFLVVDEYGGAEGIITLEDVMETLLGAEIVDETDSVEDMQELARQLLETKRKKEQ; encoded by the coding sequence ATGATTCTATTTATAACTTATTTGTTTTTGGCCATATTCGTATCTTTTCTTTGTTCGCTCCTTGAGGCGGCTCTCTTGAGTGTTCCCCGTTCTCATGTTGCGCTGATGCTTGAGAGGGGCAGCAGGGCCGGCAGGCGTCTTGAAAAGATGAAGGATGATGTTGACCAGCCTCTTGCCGCAATCCTAACGCTCAATACATTCGCCCATACCCTCGGCGCAGCAGGAGTGGGCACTCAGGCAGCTTTGATCTGGGGTGAGGGGTGGGTTGGCATGGTGAGCTTTATGCTTACGATTGTTATTCTTGTGTTCTCAGAGATAATTCCTAAAACCCTCGGTGCGGTTCACGCAAAGGAACTTGCCTGTTTCACTGTCTGGACGGTTCAGGGTTTGGTTTTGCTCCTAAAGCCTCTTGTGGCGGTTTGCAACTGGATTTCCAAGCTAATGGGCGGTAAGCAGGCCGTGCCTGTTATAAGTCGCGAGGAGGTAAGCAGTCTTGCATGGCTTGCGCACTTCAAAGGTGCTCTCGAACACAAAGAGGCGCAGGTAATGCGCAACATAATCGCTCTCAGCAGTGTAACAGTGAAGGATGTGATGACTCCGAGAACTGTTGTAACCACCCTTCGGGGAAACCAGACGGTACAGGAGGTTACTGAAACCGAGCCGCCGAGATTTGCCCGCATTCCGGTGGTAGGCGAGTCTCTGGACGATGTAAAAGGGCTTTTGCATCGGCGAGACCTTTTCAAGGCGCGAAGCGAGGGCAGGGGGCAGGCCGCTGTGAGCGAGCTAGCGCGCCCAATTCATGCTGTACCTGAGCTGGCGAGCCTGCAAGCTGTGCTAGATGAATTCCTAAAACGCAGTGAGCATCTGTTTCTCGTGGTCGATGAGTATGGAGGGGCTGAGGGAATTATCACCCTTGAGGATGTAATGGAAACCCTTCTCGGGGCGGAAATTGTGGACGAGACTGATTCGGTCGAAGATATGCAGGAGCTGGCAAGGCAGCTGCTCGAAACAAAACGCAAAAAAGAACAATGA
- a CDS encoding uroporphyrinogen decarboxylase family protein encodes MTSRKLVTKTLEFDNPERIPRQLWLLRWAENNYPEQVSRITETFPDDVISSPNFIKTKPQTFGDPYISGTYKDEWGCEFYNKHDGIMGEVKSPLIEKWDELSKVRPPSEMLTVDKEKVNSYCSESDRFTLAGAAPRPFERLQFLRGTENVMLDLAMQPPELETLIHTIHQYNLKLLETWAETDVDGLMFMDDWGMQNSLLISPDHWRRLFKPMYKEYADIARSKGKKIFMHSNGYIYEILEDLIEIGLDAISSQIFCIGLDKLSEKFSGRITFWGEIDRQSLLPEGSTGDIRNAVQDICSKLYRNGGVIAQVQFGPGAKPENVYTAFEEFNNIL; translated from the coding sequence ATGACTTCACGCAAACTGGTAACAAAGACACTTGAGTTCGATAATCCTGAAAGAATTCCGCGACAGCTCTGGCTTCTTCGCTGGGCTGAGAATAATTATCCGGAGCAGGTTTCGAGAATAACGGAAACTTTCCCTGACGATGTAATTTCTTCTCCGAATTTTATTAAAACCAAACCGCAAACCTTTGGCGACCCCTATATTTCAGGCACATACAAAGACGAATGGGGCTGTGAGTTTTACAATAAACACGATGGAATTATGGGGGAAGTCAAATCACCTTTAATTGAAAAATGGGATGAGCTTTCCAAAGTTCGCCCCCCTTCTGAGATGCTCACGGTGGATAAAGAAAAGGTAAACAGCTATTGCAGCGAATCAGATAGATTTACACTTGCAGGCGCTGCTCCGAGGCCTTTTGAGAGGCTTCAGTTTCTCAGGGGAACAGAAAACGTAATGCTTGATCTGGCAATGCAGCCGCCTGAGCTTGAAACCCTTATTCATACAATTCATCAATACAACCTCAAGCTCCTTGAAACTTGGGCTGAAACGGATGTTGACGGGCTTATGTTTATGGACGACTGGGGTATGCAGAATTCGCTGCTTATTTCGCCGGATCATTGGCGAAGGCTTTTCAAGCCGATGTACAAAGAGTATGCAGATATAGCCCGCTCAAAGGGCAAAAAAATCTTTATGCATTCCAACGGATACATATACGAGATCCTTGAAGATTTGATAGAGATCGGACTTGATGCTATAAGCAGTCAAATATTCTGCATAGGCTTAGACAAACTCAGCGAAAAATTCAGCGGGCGGATAACATTCTGGGGCGAGATTGACCGCCAGAGTCTCCTGCCTGAAGGCAGCACAGGCGATATAAGAAATGCTGTTCAAGATATATGCAGCAAACTCTACAGAAACGGCGGCGTTATTGCTCAGGTGCAATTCGGGCCGGGAGCAAAGCCGGAAAACGTTTATACTGCGTTTGAAGAATTTAATAATATACTGTAA